One Amaranthus tricolor cultivar Red isolate AtriRed21 chromosome 10, ASM2621246v1, whole genome shotgun sequence genomic window carries:
- the LOC130825077 gene encoding bidirectional sugar transporter SWEET1: MNIAHFIFGVFGNATALFLFLAPVVTFKRIIKNKSTEQFSGIPYVMTLLNNLLSAWYGLPFVSPNNILVTTINGTGAVIESVYVLIFLLLAPKKEKLKIGGLLALVLSIFAAVALVSVLALHGNNRKIFCGVAASVFSIIMYGSPLSIMRLVIRTKSVEYMPFLLSLFCFLCGTSWFIFGLIGRDPFVAVPNGFGSALGAMQLILYFIYYDKKPENKKTTSDNNVELGLNGNMKNHNGAQDVKPNSQPTLNGHA; encoded by the exons GAAATGCTACAGCTCTGTTCCTGTTCTTGGCACCTGT CGTGACATTTAAGAGGATCATAAAGAACAAATCAACTGAGCAATTCTCTGGAATTCCCTATGTGATGACCTTGCTCAACAACCTCCTTTCAGCTTG GTATGGACTTCCATTTGTGTCTCCAAACAACATACTAGTTACAACAATCAATGGAACTGGTGCTGTAATTGAAAGTGTGTATGTGTTGATATTCCTTCTGTTGGCTCCTAAGAAGGAGAAACTCAAGATTGGAGGCCTCCTTGCCCTTGTTCTCTCCATTTTCGCAGCCGTTGCGCTTGTTTCTGTTCTTGCTCTTCATGGTAATAACAGGAAGATTTTCTGTGGAGTTGCTGCTAGTGTTTTCTCTATCATTATGTATGGCTCTCCTCTCTCTATCATG AGATTGGTGATAAGGACAAAGAGTGTGGAGTATATGCCCTTCTTACTATCACTCTTCTGCTTCCTGTGTGGTACTTCCTGGTTTATTTTCGGACTCATCGGCCGTGATCCTTTTGTTGCT GTACCCAATGGGTTTGGATCAGCATTGGGAGCAATGCAGTTGATTCTTTACTTCATTTACTATGACAAGAAACCTGAAAATAAGAAGACAACAAGTGATAATAATGTTGAATTGGGCCTGAATGGGAATATGAAGAACCACAATGGAGCCCAAGATGTAAAGCCCAACTCTCAGCCTACTTTAAATGGACATGCTTAA